The Gouania willdenowi chromosome 3, fGouWil2.1, whole genome shotgun sequence genome includes the window TGACCCGGAACTGGAAGTAGCACACTCAATACCGCTCTCAATACCGAGAAGGAGCTGtaatcttaaaaataaaatgaacgttttgcaacaccagattacttcaaaataacagatgcacacactggTGGGATTTGGAAgttgttgacaaagtttcaggtagaacaaacacagtgtctctctctcacacacacacacacacagagagagagagaactttCTTGTTTTTATAAGTAGACACTGCGCTAGCTAACCacaggtgttttttttactaGGAATTTCACACAGGGCTGTTTTCAACTAGTGTATCAATATCAAATCTATGAACTTGAATATAAATATTCTACATTTTCTTTTCACAagagctttattttttaaaacctcATAAAAGACATTACCACATCCTGAGTGTGTGATgctgcacatacttaaacatgttACAAGTTATGGTCCTTTTAACATAGAAATCATTGCCCAGCAccagggatggggtcaattataattgtaatcgcgtaccTGGTAATTGATCACAATTATGGtgtaactataattgtaattttaaaaatatgttgctgtcataGTAATAAGCAatttttgtaattgagttcaggtaattgactttgtaattgtcatcgcagtgaaaattctataaaaattggcaattataatttaacgcaaaactggggaaccatgttacagttttatgtagttaacaattattaaaatatgtttcatatcaagctttcccacattttgcgatttaaaaaaaaattgaaattgaggaGTATGCTGACACAAAAAGGCACAGATacccaaaccaaaaatattaaaacctatatttattatatctaatcttccttttatttcaaagattcttgagaaagttgtggcggctcagctctgtgaatttcttcaaaacaacagcctgttcgaggacttccagtcaggttttagagctcaacacagcacagagactgctttagttaaagtaactaatgatctactctgggcttcagatgaaggacgactctcagtgctggttttattagatcttagtgcagcttttgacactatagatcactatattctattagagaaattacttggaatcacagggactgccctaaactggtttaagtcctacctatctgataggtaccagtttgtacacgtgaataataggtcttctgtgtacactaaagtaagctacggggttcttcagggctctgtgctaggtccaatcctcttctgtatctatatgctcccccttggtaatgttatgagaaaatactctgttaacttccactgctatgctgatgatacccaactgtatgtatcaatgaagccaggtgagacaaatcagctatctaaacttgaggcctgtctaaaggacattagggcctagATAGACCAAAATTTtattcttctcaactcagacaagactgaggtcattgtactgggcccacgacaccttagagaaacctatgctagcctaactgccctagatggcattactctggcacaaagcacaactgttagaaaccttggggttctatttgttcaggatttatccttcaactctcacataaaacaaacttcaagaactgccttctttcatctccgtaacattgctaaaatcagatctatcctgtctcagggcgacgccgaaaaactagtccatgcttttgttacctctagactggattattgtaattctcttttagcaggctgcccgagcaagtcgcttaagacacttcagctggttcaaaatgctgcagcatgtgtactgactaaaactaggagaagagatcacaatactcctgtattagcctctctgcattggcttcccataaaatatagaatagaattcaagattcttcttctcacttataaagccctaaatggacaggcaccagtctatctcaaggagcttgtagtgccatacaatccccccagaacactacgctctcaaaatgctggcctactcgttgttccatttgtctctaaaagtagtataggaggaagagctttcagttatcaggccccacttctctggaaccatctaccaaccacggttcggggggcagacaccctctctacctttaaggttaggctcaaaacattcctctttggtaaagcttttagttaggaaccagctcatagctcataattaagatgcaataggcatagactgccgggggggggggtctggcatgctcggttggagagaggttggagagggcgttaagagagtggtcatttaggctagagagggaccggagagggtcccattcctctctcaaacactccctctatgtctgcttcttcccttgtgtgtttgctcctgtactccttctggcttttgtcttgcaggtccgtgggatcctcagtgtggagttacagagtctcagcggctctttctccaccctttcctctgcacacacccaacacagcataacgtggatggctgttcatcataggaatgggatccacacaaggttcctgctgcttaacagaaggttttccttgccgccatgatgaattcatgttgggtgtgggatacatatgtatgtgtatatacgtatatatgcatatgtgtgtatccataaaatgaagagtccgtccttaagactgctctactgtaaagtgccttgagataccattggttatgatttggcgctatacaaataaagattgattgattgattgattgatattttcattgattacaaAGCCTAACAAGTTAactaatagataggaaagaaattggatggtagatatttgtttttagtgtattttacagcagatTTAGGACCCGCTAccatgagagatgctaacacaagaggaaggttaacttttattaggttatttatttcagactccgtaattgtgattaattgtaattgaactttagtaattgagaatggaATTGTAAGTGACTTTTTTaggataaaaaattattgtaatttaatttaaattgggTAAAAATGCTGGCAACTCTAATCATAATTTAACAtcgataattgaaaatgtaattgtaactgaaaaatgtaattaaccccaactattggaacaatcttttttttttttacaataagaGAATGTACCATTCTACTTTTACACTGAATCTTAAACTATGGATGAAAGAAAGCCAAGTCGGTGAACACTTAACTGTCTGCTATTGTTATatgtaatgtttgtaaatgtatttctattttgtGTTACCTGTTTCTATTTTGTGTTACCTGcctagggacaacagatggaattGTTTGCTGGCATATTTACACTGTATTACAGATGTTCATGAATATGCActgtccctatcaaataaataaatcaaaataacccTGCCCAGCACAAATAAAAGGTTTCCATCATTGAAATAAGTTTAACGGTATTTGATTATATAAAGTCACAAGCAAATTTCACGTATCATAGAAAACTGCCCTGAAAATGGGCTCTGataccattactgagtaaagttAGTAGTGTCCACATTGCTGGATGGAAGTCAGCATGCAGGTTTAAACTTTCCAGCGTATTTTTGACAGGATGCTGAACCACCACTGCAGAAGGAACCCTGAGCTTCACGAGGAGCTGCAGATCCAGGCTGCAGTGGCAGCAGGAGACGTGTGCACCGTGAGGAGGATGCTGGAGCAGGGATACTCGCCCAAGGTCCGAGACGCCAACGGATGGACGCTGCTTCACTTCTCAGCCGCCAAGGGGAAGGAGCGATGCGTTCGGGTCTTTCTGGAGCACGGAGGTCAGAGTTTAGTGTTAACCAATAATCAGTCTTCATGTTGGTTCGGTCTCACTATGACTGGACATGCACCACAGAGGGTGGTATTTTGCGAAAAACATTTAcacaattgacaattttttattaaatttgaagGTGATAGAGACGCACCGTCCCACTTACCTTCAAGGTAGTTATTTAAatcagcagtcaggagcctccacaCATGCCACAGATTACATATTGGCCTCTGTAAGactaccctctagtggtgacagagaaacgATCTCATCAAAAATGCTAAAATCTGATaagagctacattgctttgcgCTAGCTAAACATGTTTGATGCCCTTTGCCACCATGTACTAGTGTGagagtggattttcagctttgacaaacatgaaaacaaaagacagaaaaagactTTGCGTGGAGAACGATTTTaaggtcccatattatgaaaaacactttttttctggtCTCTACATCTATAACCTGGTTCTCCCTGAGCCTcagaatgaggaaaacaagCGATTCCTGCATGGTCTCTGTAGCCCACCCACTGGTAAAAAGGCGCTCCTACAGGCTGTTCAGATTCAGCTCCTGTCGTGACGTAATCAAAAGAGTCATTTACATAGGCCCGCCTCCTCTGAATGGTAATAGGAgactttgtgacacaatgcgatgcagcggttggacaaaacagtggactatcaccttgaaagggttagggttagcaacTTAGCAGCTTCGGTAAGAGTTTGAAGTGTTTGAACTCTTCTgcttttgctgctgctgctcaggcTCTGCAGACATATACTGCTGGagcgctgcacacacacacacactgtggagcagtgtttttctgactgaCACACAGTAACTGTTTAAATAGCAGTGTTTTAccgtaatgtgcagttttttggctgaaaacaataacaagtgtgtgcatagcgtctacagacacgcctattcatgaatatgcataagtaggccgcaaatcagcccgttttTAGAATTACTCAGGAAATCACTTTTCAGACAGcttaaactccagaaaacatggtgaaaaatagcataatatgggacctttaagactcagactttctcaaatgaagccaaacattgcagagttctgttcatcctcccaacctcacccttctcattaaagttgtgtTTCACACTTAAGGGTGATGACAATAAGATATTTTATTTCTCaccaaaaatgacattaaaataaataaatctaataattCTGAacaagatgttttcttgtgtgcctacagattattattatcatattattattatatattgttcctcaacaggatacTGTAGGTAAAATTCTGAGATGAATtccactgtagggctacattgtgtaagacattatattattatgtttttttaagtgtgcaggagtaggagaTACATGGCTTctggttaaatgtctgaaggggtacagcactgtgaaaagtttgggaaccactgatgtaaattCTCCATTATTTCTCGTACTGGTCAGTAATGCTTCTCTGATGtgagactagggctgggcaataactcacatctcaatattttttctcaaaatggtgaaataggatataaatcttgatagttttaattcaaataaagtcttatgAGAaggacaattctgggttaaatttgctaataaaatgccacacaagcaaatttactaacaaacagctgcacaacatgtgctactttagtctttttctcctttaagggacagcacgtgtgagtgagttttgtaatgtggcttgtttaggggaaggtctgggttaggacagactcagaaatccatctaactgagcttttcatgttctgagaagtagtgaaagcagtgactcctaaaattaatatttggatgtaaaaataacttaaatataTATTGATTCAATTTAGGTgatattgttattttctatattgccaaaaaataaaactcagtaTATCTTGAATCATGATATATTTCCCAtcagggatggggtcaattacatttttcaattacaattatgtcttcagtTATCCATATtcattacaactcaattatgattacaatcaccagcattttttccaaatacaaataaaatacagtatacaatTATTATGTTTCTTCTGAaagacaattacattctcaattacttaagttcgagttcaataaaacataaatactgagcctttaataaataaccccattaaactcttgtgttagctaacgggtcagttttgacccatgtcttaaatcagctgtaaaatacactaaaacattatctatcatcttatttgtttctcatctcttggttccctgaaaatattggtattaatatttttgatgtgggcttctgagccttttttctgtcagtatatccaataaaaaaataataattaagtggtaaaatgatcctgaagagaagtgacaggtagtggggaaagtggatatgaaacatattttaataattgttaactacatatttgtaagccatagaactgtaacatggtttccctGGTTTATGTTTCATTGAATTGTAAATtaccattttttcatttatttagtataaagtcagttatctgaactctcaattacaattcaattatgatcacaacataattgtaattaattatcaattactattacaattataattacaccataattgtaattaattatcaattactattacactataattacaccataattgtcattaattatcaattactattataattataattgaccccaatcctgtcacccagccctaatgacactgatgtttatttttttttttgtgcagcgGATCCAGCAGTGAAAGACTTTATCGGGGGCTTCACAGCCCTCCACTACGCTGCTATGCACGGCAGAGCCCGCATCGCCCGACTCATGCTGGAGTCTGAGTTTCGCAGCGACATCATCAATGCCAAAAGTAATGACGGCTGGACGCCGCTGCATGTGGCCGCCCACTACGGCCGGGACTCCTTTGTCCGCCTCCTGCTTGAGTTCAGGGCCGAGGTGGACCCACTGAGCGACAAAGGAACCACGCCCCTTCAGCTTGCCATCATTCGTGAGCGCTCCAGCTGCGTGCGGATCCTCCTGGACCACAGTGCCAACATTGACATTCAGAATGGCTTCCTGCTGCGCTACGCTGTCATCAAAGGCAACCATTCGTACTGCCGCATGTTTCTGCAGCGGGGGGCGGACACTAATCTGGGACGTCTAGAAGACGGCCAGACTCCCCTTCACCTGTCCGCGCTCAGGGACGATGTGCTGTGTGCGGAGATGCTCTACACGTACGGTGCTGACACTAACACCAGGAACTATGAGGGCCAAACACCCGTAGCTGTGTCTGTTAGCATGTCTGGGATCAGCCGGCCATGTCTCGACTTCCTACAGGAAGTCACAAGTAAGTCCCATCGCCATGTTGTGTTACAAAGTCATGTGCTGCTTTGGTGTGAAGAAACCTCTAAGGGAAGGTCAGTGCAGGGCCCGAtaaaatgcattcaaatgtttttcaaatgtcataaaaatgttttaaattttggtttttttaagaaatagtTTATCAATCCTTTCAGAAAATTTTGGTTTTCAAcaataaatagtaataaaaagaaaaccattACGAAGCAAACGTATGTCAGAATAAaactaatataaaataatacaattaaaaggtaaatatacagtaagacatggattattctgactgtcgtccagggttctcaccaggaatttttcagaGCATAGGGGATCGCGTGGTGCGCGAGTGAGCGCCACCAAGGCagacatttttgaaatgtataacttttcaaatttagtgaagtaaagccaaagtttgttttttgtgttgttttttaatctttgtgtcagccttactttaaagctaaaagtgaTTCGTTGAAtaggtgaaggtgatgatgaatgtagttagttaCTCATCCTTGGTATagtgcacacacgcacgcgcggaGGACGCACACATTATAGCTTTATTTGGgccaaaaaaagaagacccgGCCTGACAGAACACGCCCAAACCTCTTTAAGCCCGAACATGTTTCAACCAGACGGTATTTACATCTGTGCCTGcactaggaatgtgcgatattttatcataaaaaacattctcaccggtaagaatatgtaatccctcgatataaacgataaattcccatgtctgaaattagcgagggccacgggccatttgtccctcaatttagccaagaatgccccaatAAAAAACTGCGTTCCACGAACAGTCCcatttgttgtcaacttattattctctggagtggaacgttgtttacggaagctctgcacGGTGTGCACCGCCCCCCGCACACACTgccgtctctgtgtgtgtcaggtGTTCGTCATggctaccagaagctactatgctgtgatacatcatggaTCACTACTtagttaaaaccagacaaccatcaaacaaagggaaccgattcaagttcctccgtcagatccacccaaagttctacaaacacggggacagagatgaacccgtagcaacgattatgaactggaaactcaactaaagctaattatgctaagctaacccactgaCACACAGACTGAGCTAAGTGCTAGCGCTAAcaactccatataaggaataatagaccaaataaaaagaacacgtcttactgtcatcaaaccacagaCAGCCACCGATTTGTTGATGGTCAGATTTAatacttgtatggaagaataaaaacatgtctcacgttgtgtgaaataaatattaacataataactaatgtcactattcattcatcccaatttgggaaaacgcaatatttttcaattatatttcatcagcagtaaaaacactatttgtgcttttaatatgctttttttttccttttttttaatcattttatttcaagtgaggaaatgaatgaattacatacaataacactaatagtaattcacatgcacaaatatattccatcaaatatcagtgagtcagcagttattgtagcctttttaaatgtgtctagtgttgatgtattcacagttatttgtgtttgtaaggaacctgtttacacaaagttgtgattttttttaatttatagtttttatttatcgtgatttttatcgttatcgtgataaatactagaaattatcgggataatattttttgtcaatatcgcccatccctagcgTGCACATGTAAAATGATTCGTTGTGAGTAATATGAACATGACAAGTAGCTACacgctacgtctggttgaagctaCACTATTGGACGGTGCACACACAGGCAGCATTGGGGGCAGCTAAGTGATTGCAGGGGTCCTCAGATAAAGACTGGCGCATCCGagcaaatcgcctgtattaaatagacggtgcggCTGATGTAACAACGTCGGGGggccctacgctcaacagcgctggcgagaaccctgaaaatgtatgagagcagcattaatgtcacccaatttatTCTCAGGGGTCAATGGTTTACTAATTAAGGTTCAAAACTAAAGTTAATGTCCCCTGTgcattgtagtctgtgcatcattATTATGCTTATACCGGGAACTCGTGCAATAAGGAAGGTTCGGTGTtatttggagtgcaaaaaagtgttatttttccataattaattaatttgataTTTACGTGTTAAAGTCCCAGTCCTATTTATAatttgtcatataaagatgtatgagagcagcatttctttcaccatatttcccttcaaggatcaatggtttactgaatatAAGCAGATTTATTGATTACGTTCTGATCAactaattaatcaatcaattaacCTAATTTgaattatcctgatgacatcattccagatcataatgattagacaaaaacaaatggaaacatggatgcatcagttatttcaccacaaGGGGCCAGAATATTGTAGTATTACAAGCTATCAAGTACTCATGAACCaacttttcccacagatcttctgtagctctgatgagatgttgttcaaacactctgagcaggtgaagctgatgaagAGAGCCCCTCCCTCCATGTTTGCATCACTTCACCAGAAACGGGCGGAGCTTCATAGACACATGAAAGTTATGCGGGAACTGGTCGGCTTTATATTTAGGAAtcagttatttttttgaagtttaGACATTTTAACTCAGGACCTGGGCTGTGTACAAAATGTCAGACCCCATACTATACACCACAAACTCAAcgactatatactgtctactaaatACTATTAGTATAATTAGAATGATAAGCGTTcctactgaagtatactttcaagtttcccaagatgcctttggaacctacaatgacaaaaacctgaagcacattgCGGCTAAACATCTGCTTtggttctccacctttgaaagttctgaaaacattttatgtGAGACAGTGACCGAGTAGAATATACCTGACATTGTGCTACTGGCAAAACtaccggttaacttcaaaataagagccctatttataaaagtattaaaaactTAAGacagacaagaagagatgcttttattttgaaaaggggatgtttgatttttagcttgaagctggtcccaggaccattttacattccgcttgcaatgcatcatgggatcgTTGGGTATGTGCCCACCGTgcaaacttaaaaaatgtcccaatatagtatacatctgggtattttttACCTACTCAtacttttcatactatctaatgtgaacgcactacataacTGTTTTGACATCAGatttagtatgaatagtacattggcatgacatttacaacacaggaACCTGGGAATGGGTGCAGGAGGTGCACCCAATGAACGGTTCCTTTTCACAATTAACACtggattgtgtttttattggttgaTTTCATGATTCTATTAACGTGGAAATTATAGGGCTCTATCGGTGTAATTTAGAAAAGGACTCAAACTGAGCACATGGAGTGTTTCAGGAATACACTGTGTAAATTATGACATGTTCAAGGTTTTTTAGAATCAGAAGAGTTTTTATTACCACGTATATTTGCAGGCACAGAGAATTCAGATGTAAAACAAATCATAAAATATGGCGCTGCGTAAGTAGGTGTATTTTCTAAATGTATAGTAGGAAAGGTCAAAGGGAGCTGCTGGCcaacacagtttaaaataacGACCAGTTGGGTTGGGGTTATAACTGTAATCGTATAATTGTATTTacaaaatctgttgctgttataatcatagtttaaatgtaattgagttcagaaaagtgactttataattgtaattttaatggaaattctgtaaaaactataatttataatttaattaaacacaaacctgtggaaccatgttacagttctatggcttacacatacgtagttaacaactattataatgtgtttcatttcaacattttccactacctgtcacttctcttcaagatcattttaccatttaaaaaaaattaaatcaagggGTGTAGTGaataaaggctcagacacccacaccaaaaatattaataccaatattttcatttattttgaacctGATagattgatttaagacatgggttaaaactgacccgttatcataagagatgctaacacaggACACAAAAGGAAGGTAGGGCTTCACGATTATCACcaaaattataatcacaattattttttatcaatattgtcatcacgattataatcacgTTTATGTAACATGTTAGgtaaaaatctgtgtttttgatttcactactttttaacaaacaatatgtgtacagtttaaaatggaatagtaaaaaaaataactcaataatttaaaatgtaccaaaggctaactgaataaatacactattacagagtgcagcaAAATCGTGATcctgattaaaatttgattaattgtgcagtcCTTGAGGAA containing:
- the asb7 gene encoding ankyrin repeat and SOCS box protein 7, producing the protein MTKRNPSLQLVKRMLNHHCRRNPELHEELQIQAAVAAGDVCTVRRMLEQGYSPKVRDANGWTLLHFSAAKGKERCVRVFLEHGADPAVKDFIGGFTALHYAAMHGRARIARLMLESEFRSDIINAKSNDGWTPLHVAAHYGRDSFVRLLLEFRAEVDPLSDKGTTPLQLAIIRERSSCVRILLDHSANIDIQNGFLLRYAVIKGNHSYCRMFLQRGADTNLGRLEDGQTPLHLSALRDDVLCAEMLYTYGADTNTRNYEGQTPVAVSVSMSGISRPCLDFLQEVTKQPRTLQDLCRIKIRHCIGLQSLKFLEELPIAKVIKDYLKHKFDSI